A genomic window from Leptospira andrefontaineae includes:
- a CDS encoding CarD family transcriptional regulator has translation MAGKKKQSGYDHGVGDYVVYPIHGVGEITEISKKVILGKKKECYVMEIQGSKMKVMIPVDKAKQVGIRPIIDKKDIKKVINLLKKDEVDTEEDWKIRYQNNLNKIKSGSIFEVADVCRNLFRRANGKELSIMERKLYESAYNLVKMEVALSKGVSQEEAGNLVSDVLASTFAPGERVPVAAVDIDEE, from the coding sequence TTGGCTGGCAAAAAGAAACAATCTGGCTACGATCATGGCGTAGGCGACTACGTCGTATATCCGATCCACGGGGTAGGTGAAATCACCGAAATCTCCAAAAAGGTTATCCTGGGAAAGAAAAAAGAGTGCTACGTAATGGAAATCCAGGGTAGCAAGATGAAGGTGATGATCCCGGTCGATAAAGCAAAGCAGGTCGGAATTCGACCGATTATCGACAAGAAGGATATCAAAAAAGTTATCAATCTACTCAAGAAAGACGAGGTCGATACTGAAGAGGACTGGAAGATCAGGTACCAAAACAACCTGAACAAAATAAAGTCCGGATCGATCTTCGAAGTGGCGGATGTGTGCAGGAATTTATTCCGCAGGGCAAACGGTAAAGAACTGTCCATCATGGAACGTAAATTGTACGAAAGTGCGTACAATCTAGTGAAGATGGAAGTCGCCCTAAGCAAAGGAGTTTCCCAAGAAGAAGCTGGGAACCTTGTGTCAGATGTTCTAGCTAGTACATTCGCTCCGGGAGAAAGAGTTCCCGTAGCTGCAGTCGACATAGACGAAGAATAG
- the pckA gene encoding phosphoenolpyruvate carboxykinase (ATP): MQAQAQVKGLKELGIEPSEVFHNLSYDEIFEHEKNNGETVLSSNGTMMVDTGIFTGRSPKDKYFVDEPSSNKNIWWSHINFKASEAVFEELYQKCVNYLSGKKLYVFDGYAGANPETRIGLRVVSEKAWQHHFCTNMFLRPSKEELANLLPEFTIINACGVKNEKYKEHGLNSEVFVIFNLAKKLCIIGGTEYGGEMKKGIFSVMNYKLPLQGIVSMHCSANIGNKDGDTALFFGLSGTGKTTLSTDPNRKLIGDDEHGWDDNGIFNIEGGCYAKVINLDPKTEPEIFEAIKRDALLENVVYDEKTKVVDYTSAAKTENTRVSYPIYHIKNIQVPSKGGHPKVIIFLTYDAFGVLPPVSRLSIEQAMYHFLSGYTAKVAGTERGVKEPTATFSACFGAAFMTLHPTVYAQLLGEKMRKHNVRAYMMNTGLVGGAYGTGKRMNLPSTRKIIDEIMNGNIDKAEFTKHPIFQVEYPKTVEGVDSSILDPREAWADKAAYDESSKKLAGMFIENFKKYVEGSKDFDFTAFGPQI, encoded by the coding sequence ATGCAGGCCCAAGCGCAAGTGAAGGGACTGAAGGAGCTCGGTATAGAGCCCTCCGAAGTCTTCCATAACCTTTCATACGACGAAATTTTCGAACACGAAAAGAATAACGGGGAAACCGTTCTTTCTTCTAACGGAACCATGATGGTGGATACCGGTATTTTCACCGGACGTTCCCCAAAAGATAAATACTTCGTAGACGAACCTTCTTCTAACAAGAATATCTGGTGGTCTCATATTAACTTTAAAGCTTCCGAAGCAGTTTTCGAAGAGCTTTATCAAAAATGTGTAAACTACCTTAGCGGAAAAAAACTCTACGTATTCGACGGATACGCAGGAGCAAACCCTGAGACCAGAATTGGTCTTCGTGTAGTTTCCGAAAAAGCTTGGCAGCACCATTTCTGCACCAACATGTTCCTTCGCCCTAGCAAGGAAGAGTTGGCTAATCTTCTTCCTGAATTCACTATCATCAACGCTTGCGGAGTGAAGAACGAAAAATACAAAGAGCATGGCCTGAACTCGGAAGTATTCGTGATCTTCAACCTTGCAAAAAAACTCTGCATCATCGGTGGAACCGAATACGGCGGAGAAATGAAGAAGGGTATCTTCTCGGTAATGAACTATAAGTTACCATTACAGGGAATCGTTTCTATGCACTGTTCCGCGAATATCGGAAACAAAGACGGAGACACTGCTCTGTTCTTCGGACTTTCCGGAACCGGCAAGACTACTCTTTCCACTGACCCGAACCGCAAACTGATCGGAGACGATGAGCATGGTTGGGACGATAACGGAATTTTCAATATCGAAGGCGGTTGTTACGCGAAAGTGATCAACCTGGATCCTAAGACGGAACCTGAAATTTTCGAAGCAATCAAAAGGGACGCTCTTTTAGAGAACGTAGTTTACGACGAAAAAACGAAAGTTGTAGATTATACTTCCGCTGCTAAAACCGAAAACACCAGAGTTTCCTACCCGATCTACCATATCAAAAACATCCAAGTTCCTTCTAAAGGTGGCCACCCTAAAGTGATCATCTTCCTAACTTACGATGCATTCGGAGTTCTTCCTCCGGTATCTCGTCTGTCTATCGAACAAGCGATGTATCATTTCCTTTCCGGTTACACTGCGAAAGTTGCGGGAACTGAAAGAGGTGTTAAAGAGCCTACCGCTACATTCTCCGCTTGTTTCGGAGCTGCGTTCATGACTCTTCACCCAACTGTTTATGCTCAGTTGTTGGGAGAGAAGATGCGCAAACATAATGTTCGCGCATACATGATGAACACAGGACTTGTTGGTGGAGCTTACGGAACCGGTAAGAGGATGAATCTTCCTTCTACTCGTAAAATTATCGACGAGATCATGAACGGAAACATCGACAAAGCTGAATTCACGAAGCACCCCATCTTCCAAGTAGAATATCCTAAAACCGTAGAAGGTGTAGATAGTTCTATCCTGGATCCTCGCGAGGCTTGGGCTGATAAGGCTGCTTATGATGAGTCTTCTAAAAAACTTGCCGGCATGTTTATTGAGAACTTCAAAAAATATGTAGAAGGTTCTAAAGACTTCGACTTCACTGCGTTCGGACCTCAAATATAG
- a CDS encoding sigma-70 family RNA polymerase sigma factor, translating to MNLSKDKTLDLVTRCGEGDEAALKLFFESYSEDIYNFPMKIFHLSEDDAGDFFLYAFERLKTGARFSSFKGKSSFRTWFYSVLRNMLIDWQRTKRELKMTNLGKINKEGKEYATIEDEPDLRPDLVEEAQELTKHFHQVLGEIGVEKRVIFKLSYIYYLNLDEEEIQFLIEKTNLSVDEIKKKILGLRSELSKREEENIRMEDKITSLYLNILELKEKQTVTVKKAPLLPQEIDKTSQALKKKYEQRKKLLEKRKKGHFLARTPYREVADLLGITEGNVSVTLLRLIEKIQKKLKFSELSE from the coding sequence ATGAATTTGTCAAAGGATAAAACCCTCGACCTAGTTACCCGTTGCGGGGAAGGAGACGAGGCCGCTCTCAAGTTATTCTTCGAGTCCTATTCCGAAGATATTTACAATTTTCCGATGAAGATCTTTCACCTAAGTGAAGATGATGCCGGAGATTTTTTCTTATACGCGTTCGAAAGGCTGAAAACCGGAGCTAGATTCTCTAGCTTCAAAGGTAAATCAAGTTTTAGAACATGGTTCTACTCCGTTCTACGTAATATGCTCATCGATTGGCAAAGAACCAAACGAGAGCTGAAAATGACCAACCTTGGAAAGATCAACAAGGAAGGAAAAGAATACGCAACAATCGAAGACGAACCGGATCTTCGCCCTGATTTAGTAGAAGAGGCACAAGAGCTAACCAAACATTTCCACCAAGTATTGGGGGAAATAGGCGTAGAGAAGAGAGTAATTTTCAAACTTTCTTATATATATTACCTCAACCTAGACGAGGAAGAGATCCAATTCCTGATCGAAAAAACAAATCTGAGTGTAGACGAAATTAAAAAGAAAATTTTGGGCCTCCGCTCCGAACTTTCCAAGCGGGAAGAAGAGAATATCCGTATGGAAGACAAGATTACGTCTCTATATTTAAATATTCTAGAGCTGAAAGAAAAGCAGACCGTAACTGTTAAGAAAGCTCCCTTACTCCCTCAAGAAATAGATAAAACTTCCCAAGCGTTAAAGAAGAAATACGAACAACGGAAAAAACTCTTAGAAAAGCGCAAAAAAGGCCATTTCCTGGCAAGGACCCCCTATCGAGAGGTTGCTGACCTTTTAGGGATAACAGAGGGAAATGTGAGCGTTACATTACTCAGATTGATCGAAAAAATACAAAAAAAACTCAAATTTTCGGAATTGTCTGAGTAG
- a CDS encoding prohibitin family protein, giving the protein MNELSISKLSEFNWKKLAIYVVAAVIILVANPLKCISSGHRGVVTTFGAVSDRVLGEGLNVIIPFTQSVHSIDVRLQKTDVNSSAPSKDLQEIHTKITLTYHLIPQSVNKLYQEIGLSYEDSIVAPAVLETMKHVTAQFTASELVTKRDEVATQIQDSLRAKLTKFYIQIDEVSMKDFEFSKTFSDSIELKQKAEQDALRAKNELERVKVEAEQRVAEARAEAEALRLKSQQLTPLMVEMERIKKWDGKYPNTFLGSGANTLFQIK; this is encoded by the coding sequence ATGAACGAACTTAGTATTTCGAAACTTTCGGAATTCAATTGGAAAAAGCTAGCTATATATGTCGTTGCAGCCGTAATCATTTTAGTTGCTAATCCTTTGAAATGTATTAGCTCCGGTCATCGAGGAGTGGTAACCACATTCGGTGCAGTATCAGATAGAGTTTTGGGAGAGGGTTTGAATGTAATCATACCTTTTACTCAGTCAGTCCATTCTATCGACGTTAGATTGCAGAAGACAGATGTGAACTCAAGTGCACCTTCTAAAGACCTGCAAGAGATCCATACAAAAATCACTTTGACCTATCATTTGATCCCTCAGAGTGTGAATAAGTTATACCAAGAGATCGGGTTGTCTTATGAAGATTCAATAGTTGCACCTGCGGTCTTGGAAACTATGAAACATGTTACCGCTCAATTCACAGCATCCGAACTTGTAACAAAAAGGGACGAGGTCGCCACCCAGATCCAAGATTCTTTAAGAGCAAAACTTACCAAGTTCTATATCCAAATAGACGAAGTGTCTATGAAGGATTTTGAATTTTCTAAAACATTCTCGGATTCTATCGAATTAAAGCAGAAGGCCGAACAAGATGCATTACGTGCTAAGAATGAATTGGAAAGAGTGAAGGTGGAAGCAGAGCAGAGAGTAGCGGAGGCAAGAGCAGAAGCTGAGGCTTTACGTTTAAAAAGCCAGCAACTGACTCCTTTGATGGTAGAGATGGAAAGGATCAAAAAATGGGACGGTAAATATCCGAATACTTTTTTGGGATCTGGAGCCAATACGTTATTCCAGATTAAATAG
- a CDS encoding CHAT domain-containing protein, giving the protein MLNLIIDRVGAVNVFNILDSSGSGSESHLQSTMDEDLILEYIKEIENLVRVSVAIHQKSAQTPTLETDILHDLKILGETFYDQFFPAAIQEKLRLTTEKYLHFNIDPKLGVIPWELLHDGTCFLSDKFYIGKTVRGESSSGAFKEKEKLRMLIIADPTEDLEWAQKEGEQIFRVLSEKVPSSRLEIEFIGGRQVTKLKLLSLIKGKNIIHYSGHLYFSDDPLENGWLISEGKILKAREIKNSGFNTDMVFSNSCQSNKSATRNLNADLMNNFAGSFLMSGIKSFIGTNWEIADNQNTIDFTIQFYTNLFADRSIGESLYLAKEHARRNYDPSDLTWTNYSLHGQPVIRVVSDPTKGKPVHKIINPSLIFKFYPNPIAASYYKFTEKQKEESLTSYQLMEHLIFAFEEFSKVIGGILFSDHQNHSLGKYIPNNPDDAYNTERWWELMFQCLHDFRKLEITPVVTDLPEILFANKDTISKMINWIDLYSKGQIQPESADGYLITFQYYFENLLTELEELERISIFLVSTNSNNHLFFRGIKSESSLVAAPMIKQDFIGEQIEKYRGKVIVFHEDRMQIFPLNCNIVENPETKELELAFLGFLPSKPGNLPHGGL; this is encoded by the coding sequence ATGCTGAACCTAATCATAGACAGAGTCGGTGCCGTAAACGTATTCAATATTCTGGATAGTTCCGGCAGTGGGTCCGAATCACATCTTCAGTCCACAATGGACGAGGATCTAATCCTAGAGTATATTAAGGAAATCGAAAACTTAGTTCGGGTTTCCGTTGCAATCCACCAAAAATCAGCACAAACCCCAACTTTAGAAACAGACATTCTTCATGATCTAAAGATCCTGGGAGAAACTTTCTACGATCAGTTTTTTCCTGCGGCAATCCAAGAAAAACTCAGACTAACTACTGAAAAATACCTTCACTTTAATATAGATCCTAAGTTAGGAGTGATCCCGTGGGAGCTCCTACATGACGGAACTTGTTTTCTCTCCGATAAATTTTATATAGGAAAAACCGTAAGAGGAGAATCCAGTAGCGGAGCCTTCAAAGAGAAGGAGAAATTACGAATGCTCATCATCGCAGATCCGACAGAGGATCTTGAATGGGCTCAGAAAGAAGGAGAGCAGATCTTTAGAGTTCTAAGTGAGAAGGTACCAAGCTCTAGATTAGAGATCGAATTCATTGGTGGACGCCAAGTTACCAAGTTGAAACTTCTTTCTCTTATCAAAGGAAAGAATATTATCCATTATTCGGGGCATCTTTACTTCTCGGATGATCCTTTAGAAAACGGATGGCTGATCTCTGAAGGAAAGATCCTAAAAGCAAGAGAGATCAAAAACTCGGGATTTAACACTGACATGGTGTTCTCCAACTCTTGTCAGTCCAACAAAAGTGCTACGAGGAATTTGAACGCGGATCTGATGAACAATTTTGCAGGATCATTTTTGATGTCCGGGATCAAAAGTTTTATCGGTACCAATTGGGAAATCGCAGACAATCAGAATACTATCGATTTTACGATCCAATTTTATACGAACCTATTCGCAGATAGAAGTATTGGCGAATCTTTGTATCTTGCAAAGGAACATGCCAGAAGGAATTACGATCCAAGCGATCTTACTTGGACTAACTATAGTTTACATGGACAACCTGTCATTAGAGTGGTTTCCGATCCTACAAAAGGTAAACCAGTCCATAAGATCATTAACCCTTCTTTAATATTCAAATTTTATCCGAACCCGATCGCGGCATCTTATTATAAGTTCACTGAAAAACAAAAAGAAGAATCACTTACTTCCTATCAATTGATGGAACATTTAATCTTTGCGTTTGAAGAATTTTCAAAAGTGATAGGTGGTATTTTATTCAGCGATCACCAGAATCACTCTTTAGGAAAATATATCCCGAATAATCCTGACGACGCATACAATACGGAGAGATGGTGGGAACTGATGTTCCAATGCCTTCATGATTTCAGAAAATTAGAGATCACTCCTGTTGTTACAGATCTACCTGAAATACTTTTCGCAAACAAAGATACGATCTCCAAAATGATCAACTGGATCGATCTGTATTCAAAAGGTCAGATCCAACCTGAATCCGCTGATGGATATCTGATCACATTCCAGTATTATTTTGAAAACCTTCTGACTGAGTTAGAGGAATTAGAGAGGATCAGTATCTTCTTGGTTTCTACAAACTCGAATAATCATCTATTCTTCCGTGGAATAAAATCCGAATCTTCTCTAGTCGCTGCTCCTATGATCAAACAAGATTTTATAGGAGAGCAGATCGAAAAGTATAGAGGAAAGGTGATCGTTTTCCACGAAGATAGAATGCAGATCTTCCCTCTGAACTGTAATATAGTAGAAAATCCTGAGACCAAAGAATTAGAACTCGCATTCTTAGGATTTCTTCCTTCTAAGCCTGGGAATCTGCCTCACGGCGGTTTATAA
- a CDS encoding histidine kinase dimerization/phosphoacceptor domain -containing protein — protein MFEIIDTPGLHRKNYLFGISIVVGCISFGVLGFEFFMGNHTLRPGYMVAGIASILSGFLLYKDRYKEAVYLSSFLFILALGLGVVYGPGVKNAAVWFPVLVFFQLYFFNRKMAVLSMFFCLGLIFWKTGFSIGSTGNEIYTDSIASLCVLTLFAVLIGANMDKLILDKDILLKELSHRVRNNMQVILEMVSFLKDSEHSMETRNVLQILERRILALASVHTVSQDAEHVQSVSIGEVIENYLNRIVSKYKALPNLDPVSKHYQLDVKEANLLLLVLGEIVSATSESVTNHVEDLKISFRNPTVKTLELQVEGASLVEGDWSRFSRDLLSHSGGDLKVDPSGSGKVSASLVTLRR, from the coding sequence ATGTTCGAGATCATAGATACTCCGGGATTACATAGAAAGAATTATCTATTCGGGATTTCTATAGTAGTCGGTTGTATTTCTTTCGGTGTTTTGGGTTTCGAATTTTTTATGGGGAACCACACGCTACGTCCTGGATATATGGTTGCGGGAATTGCATCTATCCTTAGCGGATTTTTATTATATAAGGATCGATACAAAGAAGCAGTTTATCTAAGTTCTTTTTTGTTTATTTTAGCTTTGGGACTCGGGGTAGTGTATGGACCTGGCGTTAAAAATGCTGCTGTCTGGTTTCCTGTTTTAGTATTTTTCCAGCTCTACTTTTTTAACCGTAAAATGGCAGTCTTATCAATGTTCTTTTGTTTAGGACTAATCTTTTGGAAGACTGGTTTTTCGATCGGATCGACCGGTAATGAAATTTATACGGATTCAATTGCTTCACTTTGTGTTCTTACATTATTCGCTGTTTTAATCGGTGCGAATATGGACAAATTGATCTTAGATAAGGATATTCTTTTAAAAGAACTCTCTCATAGGGTCAGAAATAATATGCAAGTCATCTTGGAGATGGTTTCGTTTCTGAAAGACTCTGAACATTCTATGGAAACCAGGAATGTTTTACAGATTTTAGAAAGAAGAATATTGGCTCTTGCTTCTGTCCACACTGTTTCGCAAGACGCAGAACATGTACAAAGCGTTTCGATCGGAGAAGTGATCGAAAATTATCTAAATCGTATTGTTTCCAAATACAAGGCTCTTCCGAATTTGGATCCTGTTTCAAAACATTATCAGTTGGATGTGAAAGAAGCGAACCTTCTTCTTTTGGTTTTGGGAGAGATAGTATCCGCCACTTCCGAATCCGTTACAAATCATGTGGAAGATCTGAAGATCAGTTTTAGGAACCCTACTGTCAAAACTTTGGAGCTACAAGTAGAAGGTGCAAGTTTGGTAGAAGGAGATTGGAGCCGCTTTTCCAGAGATCTGCTCAGCCATTCGGGTGGAGATCTAAAAGTAGATCCGAGCGGTAGCGGAAAAGTTTCTGCTAGTTTAGTAACCTTACGAAGATAA
- a CDS encoding PIN/TRAM domain-containing protein: MAYFYKGLTAVLLSLVSFFVTQKQTQEFVFSGSSAGLVLVISLVLLFGETKLFPKLRGDVIFCVGVGALLGFALAWFIGTIIRFEELNLALYLILGLFGARAGKSFAKEPGLSVFGGGGGGPTSLVDPFGVASIGKDEVRDKILDTSVVIDGRILDIADTHFIDGPLILPNFVLREIQLISDSSDPIKRARGRRGLEMLNKLQRKGSIEVKITYKDYSDTREVDAKLIKLARDTGGKIVTNDFNLNKVAELQGVKVLNLNTLANALKPVVLPGEELAIQVIKEGKDENQGIGYLEDGTMVVIENGGHLVGKEVKVTVTSIIQTAAGKMIFTKANGNSGFDKGERAPEKENRGGKGGERGEDRGNRYDRGDRGNEERGNRKDYQNKNQNRGNYQDRGDKNEGRGDDFGNRKDFQDQQQQQQ, encoded by the coding sequence ATGGCGTATTTTTATAAAGGTCTAACGGCCGTCCTACTCTCCTTAGTGTCGTTCTTTGTAACGCAAAAACAAACTCAAGAGTTTGTATTCTCAGGCTCCAGTGCAGGGCTTGTACTCGTAATTTCTCTCGTACTTTTGTTCGGTGAAACTAAACTATTTCCAAAACTTCGCGGTGACGTTATTTTTTGTGTTGGTGTGGGTGCGTTATTAGGATTTGCCCTAGCTTGGTTTATCGGAACCATCATCCGTTTCGAGGAATTGAATCTTGCATTGTATCTGATCCTAGGTCTTTTCGGAGCTAGAGCAGGTAAGTCATTCGCAAAAGAACCTGGCCTTTCCGTATTCGGTGGAGGCGGTGGTGGACCTACTTCTTTAGTAGATCCATTCGGCGTTGCTTCTATCGGCAAAGACGAAGTCAGAGATAAAATTCTGGATACTTCTGTTGTTATCGACGGAAGAATATTAGATATTGCTGATACACATTTTATCGATGGACCTCTCATTCTGCCGAACTTCGTTTTAAGAGAGATCCAGCTGATCAGTGATTCTTCTGACCCTATCAAAAGAGCAAGAGGGCGCCGTGGTTTGGAGATGTTGAACAAACTCCAAAGAAAAGGTTCTATCGAAGTTAAGATCACTTACAAAGATTATTCTGACACAAGAGAAGTTGATGCTAAATTGATCAAACTTGCTCGTGACACCGGTGGAAAGATCGTAACTAACGATTTCAACTTGAACAAAGTTGCGGAACTCCAGGGAGTAAAAGTTCTTAACTTGAACACCTTGGCAAACGCATTAAAACCTGTTGTTCTTCCTGGCGAAGAATTGGCTATCCAAGTCATCAAAGAAGGAAAAGACGAAAACCAAGGTATCGGCTATCTAGAAGATGGAACCATGGTAGTGATAGAGAACGGCGGACATCTAGTTGGTAAAGAAGTGAAGGTTACCGTAACTTCTATCATCCAAACTGCTGCCGGAAAAATGATATTCACCAAAGCTAACGGAAACAGTGGTTTTGATAAAGGTGAACGCGCCCCTGAAAAAGAAAACAGAGGTGGTAAAGGCGGAGAACGCGGAGAAGATCGTGGAAACAGATACGATCGTGGTGACCGAGGAAACGAGGAAAGAGGAAATCGTAAAGATTACCAAAACAAAAACCAGAACCGTGGCAATTACCAAGACAGAGGCGATAAAAACGAGGGTAGGGGAGATGATTTCGGAAATCGCAAAGACTTCCAAGATCAGCAGCAACAACAGCAATAA
- a CDS encoding phasin-related domain-containing protein codes for MEKEIKEALNFAIGAAKTLREQADSILLKVEKEFKELSAKGSQDQSEVANNLRKYIEDALRSVEGLAGQVNSKVEEAKKEFGKKNSND; via the coding sequence ATGGAAAAGGAAATCAAAGAAGCACTGAATTTCGCGATCGGAGCGGCAAAAACCCTAAGGGAACAAGCGGACAGTATTCTTTTAAAAGTGGAAAAAGAATTTAAAGAGCTATCCGCAAAAGGTTCTCAAGACCAAAGCGAAGTTGCAAACAATCTTAGAAAATATATCGAAGACGCATTACGTTCCGTGGAAGGTCTTGCAGGCCAAGTTAATTCTAAAGTAGAAGAAGCTAAAAAAGAATTCGGTAAGAAAAACTCTAACGACTAA
- a CDS encoding cytochrome c oxidase subunit 3 family protein: MSTANHTGGFHHAHHFDSAEHQYESSKQGIWLFLVTEILMFGGLFVGYSIYHSLYPQVFHAGSKQLSVVLGALNTVVLLFSSFTMALGINYVQRGLKNKAIIALAVTIACAAIFMVVKFFEYTHKFHVGTVPGKYAYTEELSASGEKVTKVGALLAEASKLSVAEREHKLHLDETEYEHLTLLEKTKNWPLFFGFYFVMSGIHGLHVLAGAFLIFWVLLKVIKNQVGPEYYTPVEGVGLFWHVVDLIWIYLFPLLYLVG, translated from the coding sequence ATGAGTACCGCTAATCACACAGGTGGTTTTCATCACGCACATCATTTCGATAGCGCAGAGCATCAATACGAATCTTCTAAACAAGGGATCTGGTTATTCCTTGTTACGGAAATTCTAATGTTCGGTGGATTATTCGTAGGATATTCCATCTACCATTCTCTATACCCTCAAGTTTTCCATGCGGGAAGTAAGCAACTTTCCGTTGTCTTGGGAGCTTTGAACACAGTAGTTCTTCTATTCAGCTCATTCACTATGGCGCTTGGAATTAACTATGTGCAAAGAGGTTTGAAAAATAAAGCGATCATCGCTCTCGCAGTGACTATCGCTTGTGCTGCGATCTTCATGGTCGTAAAATTTTTCGAATATACTCACAAGTTCCATGTAGGTACTGTTCCGGGAAAATATGCTTACACTGAAGAGTTAAGCGCTTCCGGTGAGAAGGTAACAAAAGTGGGTGCTCTACTTGCAGAAGCTAGCAAACTTAGCGTAGCAGAAAGAGAACACAAACTTCACCTAGACGAAACTGAATACGAGCATCTGACTCTTTTGGAAAAAACCAAAAACTGGCCTTTGTTCTTCGGATTCTATTTTGTAATGTCCGGTATTCATGGTTTGCACGTTCTTGCCGGTGCGTTCCTTATCTTCTGGGTATTGTTAAAAGTGATCAAAAACCAAGTTGGTCCGGAATATTACACTCCTGTAGAAGGTGTGGGTCTATTCTGGCACGTGGTAGACTTGATCTGGATTTACCTCTTCCCTCTTCTTTATTTAGTGGGATAA
- a CDS encoding M23 family metallopeptidase — protein MRRSISLGIILAAFHLSTFAQNDKVINFLFPVKTDGIENKVTSVFGESRGDHFHNGMDIASTGEPVLAMAEGKILYSRFGEDDPFGEEFGTGNSVWLDHGNGTYSSYYHLKDGRLPGLLEERLVAGGEKIAYTGNTGHSSGAHLHFVLLKDFGKTIQDPMKVLPIVEDENPPVIGNLLIHQDEYKYSQVNDGDNINISRAFPVTVGIQDAGKKSGQRRGVSQIQVSLNGQLLKKASFSNLHYEKGEWKNSEGFPFSDLYFKDQYLVGNLDFRNGENVIKVLAWDFRQNLTEKTFTFYVNRIR, from the coding sequence ATGAGACGTAGTATATCCCTCGGAATTATCTTGGCCGCGTTCCATCTAAGCACCTTTGCGCAAAACGATAAAGTAATAAATTTTCTTTTCCCTGTGAAAACCGACGGAATCGAGAATAAGGTTACATCCGTCTTCGGAGAATCCAGGGGGGACCATTTTCATAACGGAATGGATATCGCTTCCACTGGAGAACCGGTTTTGGCTATGGCAGAGGGCAAGATCCTCTATTCACGGTTTGGCGAAGATGATCCTTTTGGGGAAGAATTCGGAACTGGGAATTCTGTTTGGCTGGATCATGGAAATGGGACGTATTCTTCCTATTACCATTTGAAAGACGGACGACTTCCAGGTTTACTAGAAGAGCGTCTAGTTGCCGGGGGAGAAAAAATCGCCTATACCGGAAACACCGGGCACTCCAGCGGAGCCCATCTACATTTTGTTTTATTGAAAGATTTCGGAAAAACCATCCAAGATCCCATGAAGGTTTTGCCTATCGTAGAAGATGAGAACCCTCCTGTGATCGGAAATTTACTTATCCACCAGGATGAATACAAATACAGCCAGGTGAATGACGGAGATAATATCAATATTTCTCGCGCGTTTCCGGTTACAGTCGGTATCCAAGATGCCGGTAAAAAATCGGGACAAAGAAGAGGCGTTTCTCAGATCCAAGTTTCCTTGAACGGACAATTATTGAAAAAGGCAAGCTTCTCCAATTTACATTACGAAAAAGGAGAATGGAAAAACTCAGAAGGTTTTCCGTTTTCAGATCTCTATTTTAAAGACCAATACTTGGTAGGTAATTTGGATTTTCGTAATGGAGAAAATGTGATCAAGGTTTTGGCTTGGGACTTCCGACAAAATCTTACCGAAAAAACATTTACTTTCTACGTAAATCGTATCCGTTAA